The following are encoded in a window of Ictalurus punctatus breed USDA103 chromosome 13, Coco_2.0, whole genome shotgun sequence genomic DNA:
- the LOC128634645 gene encoding general transcription factor II-I repeat domain-containing protein 2-like → MISLKGTTTGRDIFEAVSEAVEKMGLKWDKLCGVTTDGAPAMTGDRKGMASMVCAKVKESGGEAFRMHCIIHQEALCAKTVQLGDVMNTVVKTVNIIRARGLYHREFQAFLSEVDAEYGDVFYHSEVRWLSRGYVLQRFYSMRSEIDQFMKEKGRPLHEPSDPLWLADLAFLVDLTHHLNTLNKNLQGKEQLVPHLYAHMKAFCVKLCLFETQLRSFNAAHFPALSEIKSAFPKADLSAKKEKYVSVIASLVTEFNQRFQDFSVIEKQIKLFSTPFLVDAEEVEESLQLELIEMQCDDSLKSQHQLLSLFDFYQSLDSAKFPLMRRHAKRMMSLFGSTYICEQAFSLLNQNKSRLRTRMAEAISVKSFVSQPPNFLLTFQPSFNPKDSITAPTECNVLHIIADNLLSPEELVALQAAIDPKGPSPSQKSTWQPISTYSTYWANSKEQFHLSSF, encoded by the exons ATGATAAGCCTAAAAGGCACAACGACGGGTAGAGATATTTTTGAAGCTGTGTCAGAGGCAGTTGAAAAGATGGGGCTTAAATGGGACAAGCTCTGTGGAGTAACAACGGATGGAGCTCCGGCCATGACGGGCGATCGTAAAGGAATGGCATCGATGGTGTGCGCCAAGGTAAAAGAGAGCGGAGGTGAGGCTTTTAGGATGCACTGTATAATCCACCAAGAAGCACTGTGTGCCAAGACTGTCCAGCTGGGCGATGTGATGAACACTGTTGTAAAAACTGTCAACATAATTCGAGCTAGAGGACTGTACCACAGAGAATTTCAAGCTTTCCTTTCTGAAGTGGATGCTGAATACGGGGATGTATTCTACCACTCTGAGGTGCGCTGGCTGAGCCGCGGCTATGTGCTGCAGCGGTTTTATTCGATGAGATCAGAAATCGATCAGTTTATGAAAGAAAAGGGCCGACCTCTTCATGAACCGAGTGACCCTCTGTGGCTAGCCGACCTGGCATTTTTAGTTGATCTTACTCATCATCTGAATACACTGAACAAGAACCTACAAGGCAAAGAACAGCTGGTGCCACACCTGTATGCGCACATGAAAGCCTTCTGTGTAAAGCTCTGCCTGTTTGAGACGCAACTACGAAGCTTTAATGCTGCACACTTCCCTGCGCTGTCTGAAATCAAGTCTGCTTTTCCAAAGGCCGACCTTTCTGCTAAAAAGGAGAAATATGTGTCTGTGATTGCATCTCTCGTTACAGAATTCAACCAGCGTTTCCAAGATTTTTCTGTCattgaaaaacaaatcaagctGTTCTCGACCCCCTTCCTGGTGGATGCAGAAGAAGTGGAAGAGAGTCTGCAGTTAGAACTGATTGAAATGCAATGCGATGATTCTCTGAAGAGTCAACATCAGCTTCTCTCCCTCTTTGACTTCTATCAGAGTTTGGATAGTGCCAAGTTTCCTCTGATGAGACGCCACGCAAAAAGAATGATGAGCCTGTTCGGCTCAACATACATCTGTGAACAAGCATTTTCTCTGTTAAATCAGAACAAAAGCAGATTGAGAACCAGAATGGCTGAAGCCATCTCTGTGAAGTCCTTCGTGTCTCAACCACCAAACTTTCTCCTGACATTTCAGCCATCCTTCAATCCAAAGGACAGCATCACTGCTCCCACTGAGTGCAATGTTCTTCACATTATAG CTGACAACCTATTGAGCCCTGAAGAACTAGTAGCACTACAAGCAGCCATTGATCCCAAGGGACCCTCACCTTCACAGAAGTCTACCTGGCAACCAATCAGTACATACAGCACATACTGGGCCAACAGTAAGGAACAGTTTCATTTATCTtctttttaa
- the LOC108273582 gene encoding pancreatic secretory granule membrane major glycoprotein GP2, which produces MICSWDEVCRQINGDYGCACGYITTRGPNPYDAIETCSGSTGSLSLSRCELFEDGYSADNLHMNDQNCKGELQDNRLVFSFDSNFNMCGTTLENNSTHIIFKNSVGTTDGIGVISRAGGLNINFSCVYPLIQSISIPTAIEGKGGVISKYLSTEGSYQITMIPYTDDTFQVPLFGNVTLDVNHQMYIAVQVDQFDSTQIGLVLDSCWATPVNQIDYYIRWDLISNECPNPNDGTVAVLQNGVSTTSYFSFRMFTFTGFSNKIYLHCQVHLCLLETGNCAQMCTGGLSRRRRAVDFYDSAAISMEF; this is translated from the exons ATGATTTGTTCCTGGGATGAAGTCTGTAGGCAGATAAATGGAGATTATGGCTGTGCCTGTGGGTACATTACAACACGCGGCCCAAATCCTTACG ACGCCATTGAGACATGTTCAGGAAGTACTGGTTCACTGTCTCTTTCTCGCTGTGAGCTCTTTGAAGACGGATATTCTGCAGATAATCTCCACATGAACGACCAAAACTGCAAAGGGGAGCTCCAAGATAACAGGCTGGTGTTCAGCTTTGACAGTAATTTCAACATGTGTGGCACAACTCTGGAG aataacagcacacacatcatCTTCAAGAACAGCGTTGGGACAACTGATGGTATAGGTGTAATCAGTCGTGCCGGCGGCCTCAACATCAACTTTTCCTGTGTGTATCCACTCATCCAGAGCATCTCCATACCCACGGCTATTGAAGGCAAAGGAGG TGTAATCAGCAAGTATCTGTCTACTGAGGGCTCGTACCAGATCACCATGATCCCGTATACCGATGATACATTCCAGGTTCCACTCTTTGGCAATGTGACCCTAGATGTGAACCATCAGATGTATATAGCTGTGCAAGTGGATCAGTTCGACAGCACTCAAATCGGGCTTGTGCTGGACAGCTGCTGGGCCACGCCCGTCAACCAGATCGACTATTACATCCGCTGGGACCTGATCAGTAACGA GTGTCCGAACCCCAATGATGGCACAGTGGCAGTGTTGCAGAACGGTGTCTCCACGACCAGCTACTTCTCCTTCAGGATGTTCACATTCACCGGCTTCTCCAACAAGATCTACCTGCACTGCCAGGTCCATCTCTGTCTGCTAGAGACAGGCAATTGTGCACAG ATGTGCACTGGAGGTCTTTCCAGAAGACGCCGAGCTGTAGATTTCTACGATTCAGCTGCCATTTCCATGGAATTCTGA